Proteins encoded by one window of Pirellulales bacterium:
- a CDS encoding DUF1800 domain-containing protein, with translation MKSESADFAPFEPTSQEPWDLKKVAHLHRRAGFGGAWKELQRDLAAGPAESIERMLHPRPESHQFKIVAEALKRAIGTNLELYSRGDPRLAQAWWLYRMAYGQDPLGEKLTLFWHNHFATGLHGVYRLQLMLDQNELFRTHARVRFADLLRGIESDRAMLRWLDGGTNQREHPNENFSRELLELFTLGVGNYTEKDVKEAARGLTGWRPGRDELLQSTNDFIYEDKLADTGTKTFLGQTGPWRRDDILRIILEQPATAVHICRKLYRWFVSEAGPPSDELIQPLAVEFRASDYSIEHVVGIILRSRHFFSPAAYRQRVKSPVEFCVGTIRQLEPARSPNLLTLAAISCEEQGQILFDPPSVKGWDGGTAWLNSATTLARFNWVVQLLSGNEAAGLPAYDAERWAKENGIKSADAINSYSALLLENDMNCATQKLATRLAGADPKPQLPAALQVILKSPEYQLA, from the coding sequence ATGAAAAGCGAATCCGCAGACTTTGCGCCCTTTGAACCGACTTCCCAAGAGCCATGGGACTTGAAAAAGGTCGCCCATTTGCATCGTCGCGCCGGATTCGGCGGAGCGTGGAAGGAATTGCAGCGCGACTTGGCGGCTGGCCCGGCAGAAAGCATTGAACGAATGCTTCATCCGCGGCCAGAAAGCCACCAATTCAAGATCGTTGCCGAAGCGCTCAAACGTGCCATTGGCACCAACCTCGAACTCTATTCGCGCGGCGATCCGCGATTGGCCCAGGCTTGGTGGCTTTATCGAATGGCGTACGGCCAAGATCCCTTGGGCGAGAAGCTGACACTGTTTTGGCACAACCATTTTGCCACCGGCCTGCACGGAGTCTACCGGCTGCAATTGATGCTCGATCAGAATGAGCTGTTTCGAACTCATGCCCGCGTACGCTTCGCCGACTTGCTTAGAGGGATCGAATCGGATCGCGCCATGCTACGCTGGCTCGATGGCGGAACGAATCAAAGGGAACATCCAAACGAGAATTTCTCTCGTGAACTCTTGGAATTGTTCACGCTCGGGGTAGGCAACTATACAGAAAAAGATGTTAAGGAAGCTGCGCGCGGACTGACCGGCTGGCGGCCCGGACGCGATGAACTCTTGCAGTCGACAAACGACTTTATCTACGAAGACAAACTCGCCGATACCGGCACGAAAACCTTCCTCGGGCAAACCGGGCCGTGGCGGCGGGATGACATTTTGCGGATTATTCTGGAGCAGCCGGCTACGGCGGTGCATATTTGCCGCAAGCTCTATCGCTGGTTCGTCAGCGAAGCCGGGCCGCCCAGCGACGAGCTGATTCAGCCTCTCGCGGTCGAGTTCCGAGCCAGCGATTACTCGATCGAACACGTGGTGGGGATCATCCTGCGGTCGCGGCACTTTTTCTCGCCGGCTGCGTATCGGCAGCGGGTCAAATCGCCGGTCGAGTTCTGCGTCGGCACGATTCGGCAGCTTGAGCCGGCGCGGTCCCCGAACCTGCTCACGCTCGCGGCGATAAGCTGCGAAGAGCAAGGGCAAATCCTGTTCGATCCGCCGAGCGTCAAAGGCTGGGACGGCGGCACCGCCTGGCTCAATAGCGCGACCACGCTGGCGCGATTCAATTGGGTGGTGCAGCTTCTCTCCGGCAACGAAGCGGCCGGATTGCCCGCTTACGACGCCGAGCGATGGGCGAAAGAGAACGGCATCAAATCCGCGGATGCGATCAATTCCTATTCGGCGCTGCTGTTGGAGAACGACATGAACTGCGCGACGCAGAAGCTGGCGACGCGGCTGGCCGGCGCCGATCCGAAGCCACAATTGCCCGCCGCGCTCCAAGTGATTCTGAAATCGCCGGAATATCAGTTGGCTTAG